The nucleotide sequence CGGCACAAAGCAGTTCCGCTTGAGCCAGGACCGTCTTTACGGCTTCCTGTTGGAGGTCCGGAGGGTAACCGTATTTGTTGAGTATTCGTTTAACCATGACCCGAATCCGGGCGCGGGCACTCTCCCGTAAAGTCCAGTCTATAGTCACGCTTTGTCGGACTTTTGTTATCAGTTCGGCGGCTATGAGC is from Verrucomicrobiota bacterium and encodes:
- a CDS encoding DUF3387 domain-containing protein, producing LIAAELITKVRQSVTIDWTLRESARARIRVMVKRILNKYGYPPDLQQEAVKTVLAQAELLCAEWV